One Stigmatella aurantiaca genomic region harbors:
- a CDS encoding tellurite resistance TerB family protein gives MTSEYPQEQLLAFVQAMANVAASDGRVTEDERQQLDNVVAGMGLSPRDAQVAALIESEFQKRSRLTDIVSKIEIRELRVSLLRMLVEVACADGEISNEERAAVKEAASAFGLDASATSDLIDWALASIKLEQREREIMAKLL, from the coding sequence ATGACGAGCGAGTACCCCCAAGAGCAGCTCCTGGCATTCGTCCAGGCCATGGCCAACGTGGCAGCGAGCGATGGCCGCGTCACCGAGGACGAGCGTCAGCAGCTTGATAACGTGGTGGCGGGCATGGGCCTGTCGCCTCGCGACGCGCAGGTCGCCGCGCTCATCGAGAGCGAGTTCCAGAAGCGCAGCCGCCTCACCGACATCGTCAGCAAGATCGAAATCCGCGAGCTGCGCGTCTCCCTGCTGCGCATGCTCGTCGAAGTGGCGTGCGCTGACGGCGAGATCTCGAACGAGGAACGTGCAGCGGTGAAGGAGGCCGCCAGCGCCTTCGGTCTCGACGCGTCGGCCACCAGCGATCTCATCGACTGGGCGCTCGCCTCGATCAAGTTGGAGCAGCGCGAGCGCGAGATCATGGCGAAGCTGCTCTAG